A stretch of the Ostrea edulis chromosome 9, xbOstEdul1.1, whole genome shotgun sequence genome encodes the following:
- the LOC125659984 gene encoding eukaryotic initiation factor 4A-I-like — MSYNSEDGERSRNERPQSGDRSETKEEYIPEAGGLIESNWDEVVDNFDDMNLREELLRGIYAYGFEKPSAIQQRAIIPCIKGRDVIAQAQSGTGKTATFSIAILQQINVEEKDCQALVLAPTRELAQQIQKVVIALGDYMGASCHACIGGTNVREDIHRLQAGVNIVVGTPGRVYDMISRRALNPRNIQLFVLDEADEMLSRGFKDQIYDVFRFMPQSIQVILLSATMPAEVLDVTKKFMRDPIRILVKKEELTLEGIRQFYIQVEREEWKLDTLCDLYETLTITQAVIFCNTRRKVDWLTDKMLSRDFTVSAMHGDMDQKERDVIMREFRTGSSRVLITTDLLARGIDVQQVSLVINFDLPANRENYIHRIGRGGRFGRKGVAINFVTQEDVRTLRDIEQFYNTQIEEMPMNVADLI; from the exons ATGTCATATAACTCTGAAGATGGTGAAAG GTCTCGGAATGAGAGACCACAAAGTGGAGACAGAAGTGAAACTAAGGAGGAGTATATCCCTGAGGCAGGAGGCCTCATTGAG AGCAACTGGGATGAAGTTGTGGACAACTTTGATGATATGAACCTCCGCGAGGAGCTGTTGCGAGGAATCTATGCCTATGGTTTTGAAAAGCCCTCTGCCATTCAACAGAGAGCCATCATTCCTTGTATAAAAG GGAGAGACGTGATCGCTCAGGCCCAGTCTGGAACTGGCAAGACAGCCACATTCTCTATCGCTATCCTACAGCAGATCAATGTGGAGGAGAAAGATTGTCAGGCTCTGGTCCTCGCCCCCACCAGAGAACTGGCTCAGCAG ATTCAGAAAGTGGTGATAGCCCTTGGAGATTACATGGGTGCGTCTTGTCATGCCTGTATCGGGGGAACCAACGTACGGGAGGACATTCACCGCCTACAAGCTGGTGTCAACATCGTCGTCGGAACACCCGGTCGTGTGTACGATATGATTAGCAGAAGGGCTTTAA ATCCCAGAAACATTCAGCTCTTCGTGTTGGATGAAGCTGATGAAATGTTGTCCAGAGGATTCAAAGATCAAATCTACGATGTCTTCAGATTTATGCCCCAGTCCATACAG GTAATCCTGTTGTCTGCCACTATGCCTGCAGAAGTCCTAGATGTTACCAAAAAGTTCATGAGGGATCCAATTCGTATCCTAGTCAAAAAGGAGGAATTGACCCTTGAGGGTATCCGGCAGTTCTACATCCAAGTGGAAAGGGAG GAGTGGAAGCTAGATACTCTGTGTGATCTGTACGAAACACTGACCATCACGCAGGCGGTCATTTTCTGCAACACCAGGAGAAAGGTGGACTGGCTAACTGACAAGATGCTTAGCCGCGACTTCACTGTATCAGCTATG CATGGTGACATGGATCAGAAGGAGAGAGACGTGATTATGAGAGAGTTCAGAACCGGTTCTAGTCGTGTATTGATCACGACTGACCTTCTGGCGCGTGGTATTGACGTGCAGCAAGTCTCTCTGGTCATTAACTTTGATCTTCCTGCCAACCGAGAAAACTACATTCACAG AATTGGTCGAGGTGGTCGTTTTGGAAGAAAAGGGGTAGCCATAAATTTTGTCACTCAAGAGGATGTACGGACATTGCGTGATATTGAACAATTTTACAATACACAGATTGAAGAAATGCCCATGAATGTAGCTGATCTGATTTAG